From the Mus musculus strain C57BL/6J chromosome 10, GRCm38.p6 C57BL/6J genome, the window TCTTTTCTGCTCTTAGGACCTGGCCACCATGCTGCAGGGGACTGTGGGGGACCTGGAGGCCACCCAGGCCCTGGTGCTGAAAAGGATTCAGATTTGGAAGCGGCAGCAACAGCTGGCAGGGAATGGCACACCCTTTGAGGAGAGCCTAGCAGGGCTGCAGGAGAGGTAAGGACAGGGCTGGCAGACAGGGAGCATACAGATTATAGGTACCCACTGTCTCTGCAAGATGGCgcatgggcggggggggggggggcgagagaGAGGAAGCTGAGGACAGGGCCAGGACTTACAGGAGCCAGTGGCTGCGAGGCTGTGCATGGTGCTCACACAGATCCTTCACTGGTATCTCAGCTGAGAGAGTCATCCATCATTTCTCTCTTCAAGTCCATGCCCAGAGGAATGGGGAGGCTGTCCTGTTTGTTCTTAAGACATAGCCTTACAGTATAAgatgtccaggctggccttgaactcactgcacgcctcctgtctcagcctcccatgtACTGAAACTACACGTGTGGGTCATCAGACCTCACTGTTGTTGGGCAATAACACTTTCCAGTTTTCCCTAAAGCACACAGTGCCTCTGGTAGTAGAACTGTGAGAAGAGACCCCTGGGCTCTCCACAGGGAGTCTGGACCCTGTCAGTGATCTCCTCATCCAGGGCCAAGACAGGTCCTAGAAGCGCCTTGCAGACACACCCACAGCTACCCCATTCTTGCTCACACAATAGCCCGGTGCTCTCCCTGGGTTTGGGCTGAAGAAAACAACCCAAAATCTGTGCTCCCTGACAACCATCCTGGCCCCAGGTGTGAAAGCCTGGTGGAAATTTATTCCCAGCTGCAGCAGGAGATTGGGGCAGCCAGTGGAGAACTGGAACCCAAGACCCGGGCATCGCTGATAAGCCGTCTGGATGAAGTCCTGCGAACCCTTGTGACCAGGTATATACCATGAGTCCCTACTTGACTGTAAGTAGACCCCAGGGAGTGAAGGGGTTTGTAAAGAGGGGACCCAGGATCTAACACTGCTGTCTCCCTCTCACGACTCCAGCTCTTTCCTGGTGGAGAAGCAGCCCCCGCAGGTTCTGAAGACACAGACTAAGTTCCAGGCTGGGGTTCGATTCCTGCTGGGTCTGCAGTTTCTAGGGACCTCAGCCAAGCCTCCAATGGTCAGAGCTGACATGGTGACAGAGAAACAGGCCAGAGAACTAAGCCTGGCCCAGGGGCCCGGGACTGGAGTGTAAGTAGAGACTGGCCCTGGGTTGGAGAAGGGTCTGATGAGGTGATAGGAGTTGAGGGGTTGGCTTCATAAAGAATGGAACCTGGGGAAAGAGACCTCTGGAGCATGGAGACACTGGACTCTGACTAGTTAAGGCAGAGGAAGGGACTAGATCTCTTCAAGGGGAATCATCAAGATTTGGCCAAGATGGAGACTTCTCTCTTAAAACCCTAGAGAGGGATGCCAACAAGATGGGGCTTGCTGAGTGAGCCTGATGACATGGATTTAATTTCTAGAACctatgtaaaggtggaaggagagaactgactcctaaaagttgttctttgacctctatATGAGCACACCCCATCACACACAGGTACAACAACGATGATGAAAGTTAAAAACCAAACAGGTGGTTCAAGCGCAGTGGGAAGACAGGTTCTTAGCATGCCAGGGACTGGGCTCAATGCTAgcagtatatataaatacacgCAGAGAGGAGGGGGGACATGAGTAGGGTCATAGAGAGCCGGGGCCAGTGACAGCAGTGGTCAGCACCATCCCCCAAAGGCCCATGCTGCTCACCTCGGATGAGGCCGCTCACACTCTGACTCCCCTGGCAGGGAGAGCACAGGAGAGATCATGAACAACACGGTGCCCCTGGAGAACAGCATTCCCAGCAACTGCTGCTCCGCCCTGTTCAAGAACCTGGTGAGAGGCTTTGGTTGCGGGTGTCCTCAGACTGTGTGGCTAACCCTTCTTCTCGGAGAGGCTGTTGGGGGCCCAGGGAGGAAGCTATCAACAtccctgctctctcttgctccccTGCGTTCTCCCCCGCTTAGCTCCTGAAGAAAATAAAGCGCTGTGAGCGGAAGGGCACAGAGTCTGTCACCGAGGAGAAGTGTGCTGTGCTCTTCTCCACGAGCTTCACATTGGGCCCCAACAAACTTCTCATCCAGCTTCAGGTAAGCGCAGACCTCACCAGCCCTGCTGCAGCCCGGGACCCACTCTTCCTCGCCCCACTAGAGCCCTGGATCCCCCTCCTGACTGCCTCATAGCTCACTTCGTATCCGTGTTTCTGGGATAGCCGACAGAGGTGGGAGGAGCAAGAACCGGAAGGACACATCAGGGAGTTATGTGTGTAGCAGCCAAGCTtgctgttgtggtggtggttttgtttacTTTGTCTTGTTTACTTTCTCGAGGCAAGGCAGGGTCTCGTGATGTAGTCTGGACAGGCTCTAGACTCTTTTCCTCCAAATATCATCATTACTGCGAGGGGGAGGGGGTGCATGCACAAGTCACGgtgcacgtgtggaggtcagagggcaacctttCCACTTTTATCTGGGTTCTGGAGGTTTAATTTGGGTCACTAGGCTTGTGCCGCACACATTTCCCCCACTAAGCCCTCTTACTGACCCTCAAactctttttcattttgttcctctcctcccctgcccttccttcccctcttcgttttttgttttttgtttttttatagcctccttctgtagcccaggctggcattacATGCAATAtcttgcctccgcctcccaaatgctagggagTATAGTCTTATATCACGAAACATCACTCTCTAACTCTTATCAAGCACTTTATATACATAGGAGATCAGGGCACTATTATCaatgatatacacatatacatacttatgcacatatacacacttgtacacatatacacacttgtgcacatacacacacttatacacatacacacacttgtgcTCATACATCAAGATCTTTTTATAGAACAGGGCACTGTTTCCAGTGATATGCAATCACACACAGTATGGTGGTTTTgggcttagttagggttactattgctatgataaagaccatgggcaaaagcaacttggaaagaaaaagatttgTTACATCTTACAGTTCAGGTAACGTCCATCACTGCGGGGGgtcaggcaggaacctagaggcaggaactgaagctggggccatggagggtgctgcttactgcttgTACCTCCTGGTGTGCTCAGCCTGCTTACACATACagcaggaccacctgctcaggggtggccccacccacaatgatcaaggccctcccacatcaatcaccaattaagaataTGCTCCACAGGCTTGCCTTTGGATCAGCATCACGGAGGGCAGTTTCTCCACtgtggttccctcttctcagataaccCTAGCTCATGTCAACAAAAACCCAACTAGGACATGTTTCTAGATAACACCATAAGATAGGTACTATTGCTACCCTCAGTTTACTGATGATGACCTCGGGTCATAGAATAGGTTCAGTAGTTTGCCCAGGTCACACAGCCTCTAGGCATTGGGACTTGTTTGAGCCTGAAAGTCTGGCTTCCTAGCACTGAGTTGCAACTGTTTCTCTATACCGCTGCCCTCACTCCGTCTCACAAAGTGTCCAGTGATGCACTACCAACCCTTAACTATGTCATGCGAACTAAGGGCTCCCCAGTACACTGGAGTAACACTCAGCAATCTGAGGGCACTTCTGACTCCAGCAAGGAGAAACTCCTCTCTTCACCCTGTCTGTAGGCCCTGTCTCTGCCCTTGGTGGTCATCGTGCATGGTAACCAAGACAACAACGCCAAAGCTACCATCCTATGGGACAATGCCTTCTCTGAGATGGTAAGGAAAGACCCGGAGTGGGAGACAGGGGCAGCGTGGGTTCTTCTGTGGTGAGATAACGGGCTGTCCTGGCTGGTGGGTGGCAGGCATGTTAAGTCTTTCTTGTGGGCTTGCCTTTCTGCTTCTACCCATGCTGGTCACACCTAACAGCTGTCACACCATGACACCACAGACAACGGCTGAGAAATCATGATGTCTGTGAGCCAGCTCGGAGAGCTGGGAAGAGCGGAGGCCTTTAGGAGGAAGACTGGCCATGCGCTCTCTCTCCGTTTACCCAGGACCGAGTGCCCTTTGTGGTGGCTGAGCGAGTGCCCTGGGAGAAGATGTGTGAAACCCTAAACCTCAAGTTTATGGCTGAGGTGGGGACCAGCCGGGGACTGCTTCCAGAGCACTTCCTGTTCCTCGCCCAGAAGATCTTCAACGACAACAGCCTCAGTGTGGAGGCCTTTCAGCACCGCTGTGTGTCCTGGTCACAGTTCAATAAGGTCATTCTCCTGCTTTCAGTTTCTGACCCCAGCTCTTCACCCTCCAGTCACTCAAGAGCTCCTTTGCCTCTGCTCGTTGTGTAGCttaggctgtcctcagactcaccagatagcccaggctagccttgacttcACAATCCTCCCACCTCAGTCTCCTACAGAAATGCACAGGAATGAGCCACCAGGTCCGACAGGAGCCTGTAttctgacttttattttattttttactttttaagatttatttatttgctgggcagtggtggtgcatgcctttaatcccagcacttgggaggcagaggcaggtggatttctgagttcaaggccagcctggtctacaaagtgagttccaggacagccagggctacacagagaacccctggctcaaacaaacaaacaaataaacaaacaaacaaacagatttatttattttatgtatgtgagtacactgttgccgtcttcagacaccagaagagggcatcagctctcattacagatggttgagagcgaccacgtggttgctgggaattggactcaggacctctgaaagagcagttgttgcttttaaccaaccgctgagccatctctccagcctgtattTCCAACTTTTAATATCAGCTActgtatttttctctgtctccaaAGTGAGGTGGCTCAGGACTGAGTCAGTTACAAGAACAGGGAAAGGAGTCCATGTCTGTGACCATGTTATCATCACGCAAGTCACCGAATGAATGCTAAAGTCACTTTTCAAGAAACAACGCCTTCCCTTGGCTCCCACTTTAGGCTTTTCCTCTTTCAAGCAAACAAACCAGAGGGTGGGGGAGAAGAAGCTCATGTGGCCAGAGAAAGCATCGCTGAGGAGAACAGGACAGCAGGACAATTATCTTCCTCTGGATGGGCCTTTAGCAGGTCCCACTGGGGATGCGACAATAGGCTGCAGGCTTAAACCTCCACCCTGTCCCGCCAGTAGTGTGGACCTAAGGAAGTCACTTGCCTTTCCAGCTTCCATTCCATTGCTCTGATTGTTATGTGATAtacagaaagattaaaaaaaaaaatggggctggtgagatggctcagtgggtaagagcacccgactgttcttccaaaggtccggagttcaaatcccagcaaccacatggtggctcacagccatccgtaatgagatctgacgccctcttctggagtgtctgaagacagctacagtgtacttacatataatcaataaaaaaatctttaaaaaaaatgaatatacagGAAAGCCTGAAGGAGTGCCTAGGGCGGTTGGGGTAAGCAGTTGCCATTGATGGGCCTTAGGTCCACTTTGGTCTTCAACTGTTGATCCTCAGACTCTCAAAGCCCCATGCTTGTTCCAGCTCAGCCCTTCCCCCACTCACCTCTGTACTCCTCCCCACTTCAGGAGATCCTGCTGGGCCGAGGCTTCACATTTTGGCAGTGGTTTGATGGTGTCCTGGACCTCACCAAACGCTGTCTCCGGAGCTACTGGTCAGATCGGTGAGTCCCTGCCTCAGGGACCAAACGCCTATGGCTCCCTCTTCACACCCAGAACCCAACAGCCTTGTCCTCTCCTTCACTCTGACCAGGCTGATCATTGGCTTTATTAGTAAGCAATATGTCACTAGCCTTCTCCTCAATGAGCCAGATGGGACCTTCCTCCTCCGCTTTAGCGACTCTGAGATCGGGGGCATCACCATTGCACACGTCATCCGGGGTCAGGATGGTGAGTCACCACAATCCTCTAACTCCATGCTCTCTCCTGGGGTGGGAGGGGTTCTGGGGGAAGGAAATGCCCCGGCTACCCTTGATGTCCACCTGATCTTCAGGAACTTCTTCCTAGCATTTTACTTCCCATCTTCCTGTGGTATAACCTTCAACTCCTATGGCAATGGAGACAAGTGGGTCCCCTTCACTCTAGCCTTCACCCTAGGCCTTCTCTCACCTGCCCTGGTGGGTTGAGAATGGATCTTGTGATGGGGCTggggaaaaagaaatttggacGGGAGGACACTTAGAGTCTCATTCCTCTCCTAGGCTCCTCACAGATAGAGAACATCCAGCCATTTTCTGCCAAAGACCTGTCCATTCGCTCACTGGGGGACCGGATCCGGGATCTTGCTCAGTTAAAAAACCTCTACCCCAAGAAACCCAAAGATGAGGCTTTCCGGAGTCACTATAAGCGTGAGCAGGCAGCTCTGAAACCTCCTGTCACACACTGTCTCCCTGCCCTGGCTGTTGCCCTTTCTGTCGgttgtctctcttctctcccatttTGTAGCCCCGCCTCCACCTGCCCATcaatcttcttccctccctctctccctccacctgcccatcaaccttcctccctccctccacctgcccatcaatcttcttccctccctctttcactCCACCTGCCCATcaaccttcctccctccctccacctgcccatcaatcttcttccctccctctctccctccacctgcccatcaaccttcctccctccctccacctgcccatcaatcttcttccctccctctctccctccacctgcccatcaatcttcttccctccctctctcactccaCCTGCCCATcaaccttcctccctccctccacctgcccATCAACCTTTCCCCCTCCACCTCTGTGGCAGTGGGATACTCCAcagttctcctttccttcctgccaCAGCCGAACAGATGGGGAAGGACGGGAGGGGTTATGTCTCTACTACTATCAAGATGACTGTGGAAAGGTGAATAAACGGTTAGTGGGTGGAGACTGGGGGCCGTACTTGTCGGCAGGAAGGAGTGACCTTTGTCAGTCACGTGTGCTTCCTTCCCTCCTGTAGGGACCAGCCCCTTCCTACTCCAGAGCCCCAGATGCCTGCCATGGTGCCACCTTATGATCTTGGAATGGCCCCTGATGCTTCCATGCAACTCAGCTCAGATATGGGGTAAAGAGCTTGAGAGACGGGAGGGGACTGGCCTGTGCGCAGGCTTTCAGCGTAGCCAGCCGGTCGGCCGAGCAAGCTGGCCTTTTCAGACTGAATTTTCCTTTCTCGGAGGCAGGGTGTGGGGTTATCTGGGAGGGCTCGCACtggagtttgttttctttccccagGTATCCTCCACAGTCCATCCACTCATTTCAGAGCCTAGAAGAGTCCATGAGTGTACTGCCATCTTTTCAGGAGTAAGTCAGATGCGGTGGGGCAGCGTCCCGTCACAAGCCATGAATTGCCAGGCTTTGCGGAAGCAGCCCAGGCTGAACTCCGTCCTCCATGTGCTTGTGGGAGTGATGTCTAAGACTCAGAAGGCCAGGGTTAGAGGTCCTAGCCTCCAGCAATAACGATAATGACGTTATGGTGAAGGTTACACGAATTCATAATGTGTGTAGGCCCGAGCTGAGCGCTTACAGCAAACACTGCTAGCATATTCTCTCTCACCTGTGAAATTTACAGCAACTTATTTGCCGTATATTTGCTGTATTGCTGTGGTGCTGGGGCCTAAGCTCGTGCTAAGGACTGAACATGTGCCAAGCGCGTGCTCTGCCACTGACGACATCCCAGCAGCTGGggtgatttattatttattaatcttttttAATCCTAAAAATGATGCAGACTTTTTCCTTCCTCGAGTACCTTGGTGGTTTCATCAGCTCTATCTGACTTCTAGGGTTTGATGTGGGGTGGGCCTAGGGAACAGAATACCTATCGTTCAGACTGGACACACTGGAAACTCATACTATTTtacgggggggaggggggcggggggaccTGATCTCAGAGCACAGTCAGTGAGATGCTAAGTCAAGACTTAGCATGGCAGCTTGTTTCCTGACTCATGTCTTGACTTTtgaattctcattctctctctttcctctctctctctttctgcaccCGCTTTTCCTTCCTGCTTCCAGGCCTCACCTGCAAATGCCCCCCAACATGAGCCAGATAACCATGCCCTTTGACCAGCCTCACCCCCAGTAAGTGACAAAGCCATTCCTGGCCCCACCCTCTCTGTTCTTCCCTTGCCTACCCCACCCCTCCTAATTTCCTCTTCTGACCCCTGGCAGGGGTCTGCTGCAGTGCCAGTCCCAGGAACATGCTGTGTCCAGCCCTGAACCCATGCTTTGCTCAGATGTGACTATGGTAGAGGACAGCTGCCTAACTCAGCCTGTGGGAGGTTTCCCCCAAGGCACCTGGTGAGTAGCAACCCGGGAGTGAGGGCTGAGACAATGGGTGCTGTGCCTGCTCCcctacttctccctcctctttgcaGGGTCAGTGAAGACATGTACCCTCCCCTGATGCCTCCCACTGAACAGGACCTCACCAAGCTTCTCCTGGAGAACcaaggggaggcaggagggtcctTAGGAAGCCAGCCCCTCCTGCAACCATCTCCTTATGGGCAATCAGGGATCTCACTGTCCCACCTGGACCTAAGGACCAACCCCAGCTGGTGATCCCAGCTGGAGAAGCCCAGAAACAAAGCCTCTTCTGTCTCTATGGACCAGCTCTGGACACCTGCTCATGCAGGTGCCTTCCGTCTCAACTGTTCCTTGGTCAAGAGAAAAGAACTGGCTGGGAGACCATGTGGTGTATGGAACTGCTGTGCTCTGTCCTTCCTGCCATATCAGGGCCCCCCTTTTCCAGCACTGGGTGCAAAGGGATGAGTGGGGTGTTAATGCTCGAATGTGATACAACTGTAtcacaacacacacgcacacacacatacacacacaccagaactGTGTTGAGCCAGGGCCTGGGACTCAACATACAGAAACATAGAGACATTGTGCCAAAGACAGAGGGCATATAGGCCTAGGGCATTGAAGCTGGGCTCAGGTGActctgggagggagaaaaaggaaaaagtgggTATACAGTCACTGGTGTGAGTTCTacccagattttaaaaaacaagactCCAAAGCTCCAAATTCTTGCAAAAAAAGATGCCTAGTGACATTTGAGACTGCATTCTAAGAGCTAAGCTTGTGTATAGCTGTACCAATGTTTACCCAAGACATGTTAACCTATAGAAGTCACACATCACTGTATGACCGCACAGAACATGTATCTTCTGCTTTTGCCAGTGTGACCTTAACATATCTGAAAGGCTGAGACATTGTATAAGACAGCAACCCAGTATCATTTGGGGAGTAACTATGTGGCTGTGACATGCATAAAGCTCTAGCCTGGGTAACTTGATGCTTCCAGTGTTTCCTAGAGCCTGGGATATAAGTAGGGATGCAGACCTCTCTGTGTAAACTCCCTGGGCGTTGAGGCCCTCAACTGCTGTCTCTTGTACTTTTCTGTCCACTGCCagctctgcccccctcccccggcTCTTACCCAGTCCTTTTTCCCTCACTGGAGGGGAAGGGGGCCATGGATCCTAagccataaaataaattttattccaaaataacaaaataaataatctactgtacacaatctgaaaagaaaGACACGCTAAGTGTTCGACAGGTGCTGCAGTCCTGCCGGCTGAGGAGGCCCAGGGTCCAACCCAGGCCTCTAAGGGGCTGGTGGAGGGAACTTCGGGGCACCCTCCCACACAGTGCTGAGAGAAAGGTCTGCGGGGAGGGGGGAGATAAGAACGGGTGGGCAAACTGCAGCACTTgttaaattaaagaaacaaactaGAAGCACGAAaaatggggatggggaggggagaccCAGTTTTCCCAAGCCCCCAGTCTCAGAGTGAAGGTTCCACTGTAAGTCGCTAGACCTTCCTGGGGAAGTTCTTTCTCCGTGTCCAAGTGAAGTAGTTCAGCTGCTCACACCACTGCTGGCCACCtggagaatatgtgtgtgtgtgtgtgtgtgtgtgtgtgtgtgtgtgtgtgtgtgtggtatgagaGAAAGGAGAGCCCCAGCAGGCTGGAGGCAAAGTCCGTGCCCCTAAGCCGGGTGAGGGCACACCTTGCACCGTCCTTGTGTCCTCTGGCCAGGCCCCTGCCTGTTATTGCTTGAAGCCCCATAGTCCTGTGCCCATGGGGcggatgggaggcagagggcagcAGAAGGATCCTTCTAGGGTAGTGGCGAGTGCAAGGATGGAGAATGTGGGGGTCTAAGTGAGCCAGAAGTCTGGGTCCTGGGTCTGAGACTTCCCCCACTTTCACTGCCGGCTGGCTTCTGCCTCCACTTTAACGCTGCTCCTGCGGCCCTCCACCAGAGCAGGATGAGGTCCCGGGGCAGGGCAGCGGTCCAGCAACCCCTCCTCGAACTCTGTAGGAAAGAGGTGTAGGTTGGTTAGAACACTGGGTTGGAGGCTGAGCAGAAGCGTTGTTATGAGGCCAGGCACAGAAAAATGCGAAGACAGCTCCATTTATTGAATTACTGCCTCCTGCCCACTGCATGTGTATGGGGGTTCCGTACCCAAGCGTATGCAGCTCCCCCTCCTAGTTTGGTTGTGtgtagctctctgtctctgtgtgtctctcttcccTGTCTCGCCCGCCTCTGCTCTGCTGGAATTTCTGGTTCTGTCAGGAGCTGCGGGGGCGGCTTGGCTctgacctctctccctccccctcccccttcccaggcCCAGCCACCCCCCTCCACTCACCTCGGGTCCCCTCCCAGGTCTCGCCCTCCCTATAAGTGCTCCCCGAGTTTTTGGTAGCCAAATCAGGGGAAACACAGGAAGCTagactcccagctcctccctcaAGAGAAGCACCCCCTTCAGTCCCCGCCCCCACTTCCCACCCACGCACAGTTTAAAAATACCAAGCCAGGGTTGGTGGCTTTGCCTGCGGCGTCACTCTCAGCCCAGCGGCTGCCCGGCCCTCTCCTTTCCTATGCACACATAAAGTGCCCAGTTTGGGCTCCTTGGTTTCCAAGCTGGGGAACCCTATCCCCACAACTCCCAGCGATTCCATCCCCTGCATTAGGTAGCTCTAGCCAGGCCTCCCTTACTGCTGTCTCCCCTGTTCACCTTCACCCCTCATTCTGTTCTCTGCTCCTTGGTCAAAGATCCCCACCTGAATCAGACCCTCCCACTTGGAAATAACCCAGTAGTAGCTTGCCCTGTTCAAGGTCTGGCTAGCTGGAGCTCCTCCTACTGTTCTGACAGCTGtatccctcttcctccctctggtCCTAGAAAATGAGGACCCACATGGGGGCCTGAGTAACTGGGGTGTTTAGGGACAGCACTGCTGGCTGCCTCACCTGCGAGAGGCGGCTTCGCAGGCACACAGGGGCTGAGGCGGCCCACACGATCATGGGAGACGAGGCGGGCGAGCCGCAGCCCCTCATCCATCAGTGTCTGCTGCAAGATGTGGCGGCTCCATAGCCCATGCGCTGGCAATGCCAGGGGCAGGTCAGCAGGGGGCGGCGTCAGCCTTGGGCACGACCCCACAGCTGTGGGCATGGGCACTGGTCAGGTCAGGGGCTGCTGCCAACAATACCCACCCTCAACCGACAGTCATTCCCATAGGCTCCTCTGTCCCCATCCAGCCAGGCCTCCCAACCCTGTTCCAGGCAGTTGACACCTGGCTCATTCCTGCAATCCACCCGCCCCACTTCCACCGCCTCCCAAAGCAGAGAAAGGTGCTCTAATGCACACTCACCCTGCAAGTGGCCATCCAGGCTCTCCCCAGACAGACTGGCGCTGTCCTCCTCTAGGCTGGGGCGGTATGGGGGTGCATAGGACTCAGGGCCTGGAGGAGGCTGCTGGATTTCATTGTGACTCTGTTCTCCAACCTGTGGATGCCCAAAATTTGGAAAATAAGGACTCACCAAGGCAGTGGTTGGGGCAGGCTGCCGTTCCCTGCCCCCCAAACTCTACCTCttgtttcagtttcttcagtGGTGGGCCTCCCAATTCTTCAGAGTGAAGCCTGCAAAAAAAacggagaaaaaaaaatgagtggaaTTAGGAAGGGCCCCACAACTCCACAACCCACGGGGTGCACAATCCGGCCAGGAAACATGCAGTACTTAAAACTGCAGGAAGAAGCTGGTTGGACAGGAGTTGGAAGTCCAATCattatggggggcgggggggttggGAACAGAGAGCAAGCTTCAGACAAGTTTAAGTTGAGTTGGCAAGGTGAAGACATGCAGGTGGGTGGGAAGCAGGCCTAGAGCCGCCTGAGCCACAAGTGGGGAGAGCCAAGTCCTTGGCAGGATTCCAACCAAatggccctggggaagaggggggagggggtctcACCTGGATCCCTTCAAGGAAGAAAGATAGGTGCTCTCTCGGGCTACTTGTCGGGACAGTGAGAAGAGTTCTACCCTTCGCAGTAAAAGAGTGTTGTCCCTCATGCAGAACTGGGCAGCAGCCTCGTTGATGGTCAGCTGTGGCAAGAGGACAGCCAATGTGAGTCCTTGACTTTCctactgttttttttcccctttaccaCCACTGGGAGGTCCATCCAAAGACTGTCTGCTTTAAATAATACCCAGGAACTGCCTGTACTTAAAGACAGGGGTGGGGATATTGTCCCTATCAGGGCCTCCTGCACCTAGGATGTGAGCAGTGCGGGGCTCACTGCTATTATCTCAGCTTCCCTTTGGGTGACAAGAACGTAAAGCAGCAGCAGGGGttgggtatgtgtgagtgtggggaaGGAGCTTGGGTGGTCGTGGGGACAGTCATACAGAGGTGGAAGACGGAAGAAGTCTCAGAGGCAAGTGAACTGAGCCCCAGGAGTGAAGGGCAGCCTTGAGGACCCGGGGTCCTCACCTCATGCAAGCTAAGCTGTTTGCCCTCCCGCCTTTTGGAGTCCAGGCGGCCGTAGATGACGCTGTACTTCCggatctcctcttccttctgggcGTCATGATCGTCCATCTCAAAGATGTGCCCCACGCTCCGCGCCAGCTTCTTATTCAGCTTCAACAGGGATGCGATCTCTCCAGTGTCACCCCTGGGGAAACTCCGGAAGATCCTCTCCACACTCTCCACCACCATTCGCACCATCTCTGGTTCCAGGCGGTCTGGACCACCCCCTGCACCACCAGCtgccacccccccaaccccaggcCCTTCAGAGACTCCTCCCCCTGCAggtggggagaaagggggagacccggcctcctcttctccccctgcTCCAACATCAGATTCTGGAGTGCTCTGGCCTGGCCAGATCCGGGGATCCCCTGCCCCA encodes:
- the Stat6 gene encoding signal transducer and transcription activator 6, whose product is MSLWGLISKMSPEKLQRLYVDFPQRLRHLLADWLESQPWEFLVGSDAFCYNMASALLSATVQRLQATAGEQGKGNSILPHISTLESIYQRDPLKLVATIRQILQGEKKAVIEEFRHLPGPFHRKQEELKFTTALGRLQHRVRETRLLRESLQQGAKTGQVSLQNLIDPPVNGPGPSEDLATMLQGTVGDLEATQALVLKRIQIWKRQQQLAGNGTPFEESLAGLQERCESLVEIYSQLQQEIGAASGELEPKTRASLISRLDEVLRTLVTSSFLVEKQPPQVLKTQTKFQAGVRFLLGLQFLGTSAKPPMVRADMVTEKQARELSLAQGPGTGVESTGEIMNNTVPLENSIPSNCCSALFKNLLLKKIKRCERKGTESVTEEKCAVLFSTSFTLGPNKLLIQLQALSLPLVVIVHGNQDNNAKATILWDNAFSEMDRVPFVVAERVPWEKMCETLNLKFMAEVGTSRGLLPEHFLFLAQKIFNDNSLSVEAFQHRCVSWSQFNKEILLGRGFTFWQWFDGVLDLTKRCLRSYWSDRLIIGFISKQYVTSLLLNEPDGTFLLRFSDSEIGGITIAHVIRGQDGSSQIENIQPFSAKDLSIRSLGDRIRDLAQLKNLYPKKPKDEAFRSHYKPEQMGKDGRGYVSTTIKMTVERDQPLPTPEPQMPAMVPPYDLGMAPDASMQLSSDMGYPPQSIHSFQSLEESMSVLPSFQEPHLQMPPNMSQITMPFDQPHPQGLLQCQSQEHAVSSPEPMLCSDVTMVEDSCLTQPVGGFPQGTWVSEDMYPPLMPPTEQDLTKLLLENQGEAGGSLGSQPLLQPSPYGQSGISLSHLDLRTNPSW
- the Stat6 gene encoding signal transducer and transcription activator 6 isoform X1, whose product is MVRADMVTEKQARELSLAQGPGTGVESTGEIMNNTVPLENSIPSNCCSALFKNLLLKKIKRCERKGTESVTEEKCAVLFSTSFTLGPNKLLIQLQALSLPLVVIVHGNQDNNAKATILWDNAFSEMDRVPFVVAERVPWEKMCETLNLKFMAEVGTSRGLLPEHFLFLAQKIFNDNSLSVEAFQHRCVSWSQFNKEILLGRGFTFWQWFDGVLDLTKRCLRSYWSDRLIIGFISKQYVTSLLLNEPDGTFLLRFSDSEIGGITIAHVIRGQDGSSQIENIQPFSAKDLSIRSLGDRIRDLAQLKNLYPKKPKDEAFRSHYKPEQMGKDGRGYVSTTIKMTVERDQPLPTPEPQMPAMVPPYDLGMAPDASMQLSSDMGYPPQSIHSFQSLEESMSVLPSFQEPHLQMPPNMSQITMPFDQPHPQGLLQCQSQEHAVSSPEPMLCSDVTMVEDSCLTQPVGGFPQGTWVSEDMYPPLMPPTEQDLTKLLLENQGEAGGSLGSQPLLQPSPYGQSGISLSHLDLRTNPSW